From a single Helicovermis profundi genomic region:
- the cdaA gene encoding diadenylate cyclase CdaA produces the protein MESIINVFMNIRIQDIIDILIVAYVFNKLLFLIKETRAEQLIKGLIILLIIQKLSEWAQLYVVQFILKNTMTLGLVALLIVFQPELRRALEYIGRSKLFEQSLADVFEEERKRTFKEITKSVASLSRDRTGALIVMEKQTGLNEIISTGIKIDSLVSSELLLNIFIPNTPLHDGALVVRKNKIMAAGCILPLTENQKISKELGTRHRAALGVAEISDAVVIIVSEETGAISVAMDGKLNRFLDTNTLENILVEAFRPSNNQVLIKRRWRFNNEHKNKII, from the coding sequence ATGGAATCAATTATAAATGTATTTATGAATATTAGAATTCAAGATATTATTGATATATTAATTGTTGCGTATGTTTTTAATAAATTATTGTTTTTAATTAAAGAAACCAGAGCTGAACAATTAATAAAGGGATTGATAATTTTACTTATAATTCAAAAACTTAGTGAATGGGCTCAGCTTTATGTTGTTCAATTTATTTTAAAAAACACTATGACGTTAGGATTGGTTGCTCTTTTAATTGTTTTTCAACCTGAACTTAGACGAGCATTAGAATATATTGGACGCTCTAAATTATTCGAGCAATCACTTGCAGATGTTTTTGAAGAAGAGAGAAAAAGAACTTTTAAGGAAATAACAAAGTCAGTTGCAAGTTTATCGAGGGACAGAACAGGTGCACTTATAGTTATGGAAAAACAAACTGGCTTAAATGAAATAATATCGACTGGAATTAAAATTGATAGTTTAGTAAGTAGTGAGCTTCTGTTAAATATATTTATACCTAATACGCCACTTCATGATGGTGCATTAGTAGTTAGAAAAAACAAAATTATGGCAGCCGGTTGCATTTTGCCTCTTACAGAAAATCAAAAAATAAGTAAAGAATTAGGTACAAGGCATAGAGCTGCACTTGGAGTTGCAGAAATATCTGATGCAGTTGTAATTATAGTGTCTGAAGAAACGGGTGCTATTTCAGTTGCAATGGATGGAAAACTAAATAGATTTCTTGATACTAATACACTCGAAAATATTTTAGTTGAAGCATTTAGACCAAGCAATAATCAAGTATTAATAAAACGTAGATGGAGATTTAATAATGAACATAAAAACAAAATTATCTAG
- a CDS encoding chorismate mutase, translated as MEKIDILREEIDKCDKQIVELIEKRLDLALEIAHSKKDNEISLYDEKREKEIINNTCIFLKDLNKKNYIKELFKSILSISKEYQKNM; from the coding sequence ATGGAAAAAATAGATATTTTAAGAGAAGAAATTGATAAATGCGATAAACAAATAGTTGAATTGATAGAAAAAAGATTAGATTTGGCTTTAGAAATTGCTCATAGTAAAAAAGATAATGAAATTAGTTTATATGACGAAAAAAGGGAAAAAGAAATTATTAATAATACTTGTATTTTTCTAAAAGATCTTAATAAAAAAAACTATATTAAAGAATTATTTAAAAGTATACTAAGTATTTCAAAGGAATATCAAAAAAATATGTAA
- the aroC gene encoding chorismate synthase: MSGIWSSKIKLSLFGESHGKAIGITIDGFPSGVEIDMNFIKSELNRRKPGKDKFSTKRKEDDIPNIISGVFNGKSTGTPLTVIIENTSQHSKDYEKTKDFMRPGHADYSGFVKYKGFNDYRGGGHFSGRITAPIVFAGAIAKLALKKLNIDIFSVITQISNVKSENVKGKMLNSEIFKKISDNEFPVFEKEIMEDMKKAIIKASEAGNSVGGRVQCVAFNVPPGLGSPYFDSVEGKISNLAFSIPAVKGIEFGKGFDFASMLGSDANDQYYIKNNQIKTKTNNNGGIIGGITTGMPLDFSVVFKPTPSIFIEQDTVDIKEKKDKKLTIEGRHDPCIVKRALPVVEAIMAIAVLDLIENEYDGINWW; the protein is encoded by the coding sequence ATGAGTGGAATATGGAGTAGCAAAATAAAGTTAAGTTTATTTGGAGAATCACATGGTAAAGCAATAGGTATTACAATAGATGGTTTTCCATCTGGAGTAGAAATTGATATGAATTTTATAAAATCAGAATTAAATAGAAGAAAGCCTGGTAAAGATAAATTTTCAACAAAACGAAAAGAAGATGATATTCCAAATATTATATCTGGAGTTTTCAATGGAAAAAGTACTGGAACACCATTAACAGTTATAATTGAAAATACAAGTCAACACTCAAAAGATTATGAAAAAACTAAAGATTTTATGAGACCGGGTCATGCTGATTATTCGGGATTTGTAAAATATAAAGGATTTAATGATTATAGAGGTGGAGGACATTTTTCAGGGAGAATAACTGCACCAATTGTGTTTGCGGGAGCAATTGCGAAATTGGCTTTAAAAAAACTTAATATTGATATTTTTTCTGTAATAACTCAAATCTCTAATGTGAAATCAGAAAATGTAAAAGGGAAAATGTTGAATTCTGAAATTTTTAAAAAAATTTCAGATAATGAATTTCCAGTATTTGAGAAAGAGATAATGGAAGATATGAAAAAAGCAATAATTAAAGCTAGTGAAGCTGGTAATTCTGTTGGAGGAAGAGTTCAATGTGTTGCTTTTAATGTACCACCAGGACTTGGTAGCCCATATTTTGATTCAGTAGAAGGAAAAATATCAAATTTAGCTTTTTCGATTCCAGCTGTAAAGGGAATTGAATTTGGGAAAGGATTTGATTTTGCTTCGATGCTTGGAAGTGATGCAAATGATCAGTATTATATTAAAAACAATCAAATTAAAACAAAAACGAATAACAATGGAGGAATTATTGGTGGGATTACTACGGGAATGCCACTTGACTTTAGTGTAGTTTTTAAGCCAACACCTTCAATTTTTATAGAGCAAGATACAGTAGATATTAAAGAAAAAAAAGATAAGAAATTAACAATAGAAGGTAGACATGACCCTTGTATTGTTAAAAGAGCACTTCCTGTTGTGGAGGCGATAATGGCAATTGCAGTTCTTGATTTAATTGAAAATGAGTATGATGGGATTAATTGGTGGTAA
- the aroB gene encoding 3-dehydroquinate synthase, with protein sequence MVNNEKNKIKIININTNDDYNIILGNNIFEKSILYIKKVTKSKKIVIITDDIVESLYYSKIENHLTKNNYLVKKIVMKNGETSKNLTTCEFLYSKLAKYNIRRDDTIIALGGGVVGDIVGFVASSFLRGINFIQIPTTLLSQVDSSVGGKVAVNIEEGKNLVGAFYNPKLVIVDTEFLKTLSIEQIKDGLGEIIKYSYIYDDSLGKLLMNLENVKEISKKYSEIIEKSLLIKKYFVENDMYDKGERMILNFGHTIGHVIEKQYGYGVITHGQAIAEGMFIISEFAYKKGLVKIDYSGEIRSVLDKFGFSKTVRLDRKFFNNVVRNDKKFFNESVNIIVINNARKAIIFKMSLDEFLEKFDNYLIDKYSEN encoded by the coding sequence ATGGTGAATAATGAAAAAAATAAAATAAAAATTATAAACATTAATACAAATGATGATTATAATATTATTTTAGGAAATAATATATTCGAAAAAAGTATTTTATATATTAAGAAGGTCACAAAGAGCAAAAAAATAGTTATAATAACTGATGATATTGTTGAATCGTTATACTATAGTAAAATAGAAAATCATTTAACAAAAAATAATTATTTAGTAAAAAAGATAGTAATGAAAAATGGAGAAACAAGTAAAAACTTGACTACTTGTGAATTTTTATATTCTAAACTTGCTAAGTATAATATAAGAAGGGATGATACAATTATTGCACTTGGGGGTGGAGTAGTTGGTGATATTGTAGGATTTGTGGCTTCAAGTTTTTTACGAGGTATTAATTTTATTCAAATCCCTACGACACTTTTATCTCAAGTTGATAGTAGTGTAGGTGGTAAAGTAGCAGTAAATATTGAAGAAGGTAAAAACTTAGTAGGAGCCTTCTATAATCCAAAATTAGTTATTGTTGATACAGAATTTTTAAAGACTCTTAGTATTGAACAAATAAAAGATGGGTTAGGAGAAATTATTAAATATAGTTATATATATGATGATAGTCTTGGAAAATTGCTTATGAATTTAGAAAATGTGAAAGAAATTTCAAAAAAATATAGTGAAATAATAGAGAAATCTTTATTAATAAAAAAATATTTTGTAGAAAATGATATGTATGATAAAGGTGAAAGGATGATACTTAATTTCGGACATACTATAGGACATGTCATTGAAAAACAATATGGGTATGGTGTTATTACTCATGGTCAAGCAATTGCTGAAGGTATGTTTATAATAAGTGAATTTGCGTATAAAAAAGGTCTTGTTAAAATTGATTATAGTGGTGAAATAAGGAGTGTTTTAGATAAATTTGGATTTAGTAAAACTGTGAGATTAGATAGAAAATTTTTTAATAATGTAGTGAGAAATGATAAAAAATTTTTTAATGAGAGTGTTAATATTATTGTAATTAATAATGCTAGGAAAGCTATTATATTTAAAATGAGTTTAGACGAATTTTTAGAAAAATTTGATAACTATCTAATCGATAAGTACAGCGAAAATTAG
- a CDS encoding dihydroorotate dehydrogenase: MDLSVDLNGLKLKNPITVASGTFGFAREYSEFIDLNDLGAISVKGLTLKPRIGNDAPRVAETPMGMLNCVGLQNPGVYKFIEEELPFLKEYDTKIIANINGNTIEEYEEITEIISNTEVDSIELNISCPNVKCGGMAFGTDPLMVSEVVRKVRNKTKKHLIVKLSPNVKNITEIALAAEIAGADCISMINTISGMKIDIKTMKPLLGNISGGLSGPAVKPVAVKMIYDTYKMIKIPILGMGGISSEKDVIEFILAGAKAVAIGTANFTNPYITKEILENLKKYLQENNLTSLNSIWGKAHY; this comes from the coding sequence ATGGATTTATCAGTAGATTTAAATGGATTAAAATTAAAAAATCCAATAACTGTTGCTTCTGGAACCTTTGGATTTGCTAGGGAATATTCTGAATTTATAGATTTGAATGATTTGGGAGCTATTTCTGTTAAGGGACTTACTTTAAAGCCGCGTATTGGAAATGATGCACCTAGGGTAGCGGAAACTCCTATGGGGATGCTTAATTGCGTGGGTCTTCAGAATCCTGGTGTGTATAAATTTATTGAAGAGGAATTACCTTTTCTTAAAGAATATGATACGAAAATCATAGCAAATATCAATGGAAATACTATTGAAGAGTATGAAGAAATTACAGAGATCATATCAAATACTGAAGTTGACTCAATTGAATTAAATATTTCATGTCCGAATGTAAAGTGTGGTGGAATGGCTTTTGGAACAGATCCTTTAATGGTTAGTGAAGTGGTTAGAAAGGTGAGAAATAAAACGAAAAAACATCTTATTGTTAAACTTAGTCCGAATGTAAAAAATATAACGGAAATAGCATTAGCAGCAGAAATAGCGGGTGCTGATTGTATATCTATGATAAACACTATCTCGGGTATGAAGATTGATATAAAAACAATGAAACCTCTTTTAGGTAATATTTCAGGAGGATTATCTGGTCCGGCTGTTAAACCAGTAGCTGTTAAAATGATATATGATACTTATAAAATGATAAAAATACCTATACTCGGTATGGGTGGGATTAGTAGTGAAAAAGATGTAATTGAATTTATTTTAGCAGGAGCAAAAGCTGTTGCAATTGGTACTGCAAACTTCACAAATCCATATATAACAAAAGAAATTCTAGAAAATTTAAAAAAATATTTGCAGGAAAATAATTTGACTTCATTAAATAGTATATGGGGCAAGGCTCATTATTAG
- the pyrF gene encoding orotidine-5'-phosphate decarboxylase — MIIDKLIEKVDLKKSHIVVGLDPRIELMPENFISKKIREGASLSNILFEFNKKIIDSVYDLVPAVKPQVAYYEMYGIEGMIAFRDTIKYAKEKGLIVISDVKRSDIGSTSKAYSNAHLGKVLFSGKQVNDFKTDAVTINPYLGSDTVKEFIEDIKEDGGMIFLLVKTSNKSSGEIQDRISNNKKIYEYVCASINSFADDTLGKNNYHSIGAVTGATYSSELSQIRKLIPRSYLLVPGYGAQGGKGSDVVSGFNKDGLGALVNSSRGIIYAFNRIGKNIGESARIAVKEMNEDINLNLKNVNKYRW, encoded by the coding sequence ATGATTATTGATAAGTTGATTGAGAAAGTTGATTTAAAGAAGAGTCATATTGTAGTTGGATTAGATCCTAGAATTGAATTGATGCCTGAAAATTTTATTAGTAAGAAAATTAGAGAGGGGGCTTCATTATCAAATATTTTATTTGAATTTAATAAAAAAATAATTGATTCTGTTTATGATTTAGTTCCTGCTGTAAAACCGCAAGTTGCTTACTATGAAATGTACGGGATAGAAGGAATGATTGCTTTTAGGGATACTATTAAATATGCAAAAGAAAAAGGTCTCATTGTTATTAGTGATGTTAAAAGAAGTGATATTGGGTCTACTTCAAAGGCGTATTCTAATGCTCATCTTGGAAAAGTTCTTTTTAGTGGCAAACAAGTTAATGATTTTAAGACTGATGCTGTGACAATTAACCCGTATTTAGGTAGTGATACGGTGAAAGAATTTATAGAAGATATTAAAGAAGATGGGGGAATGATATTCTTATTAGTTAAAACATCAAATAAATCATCTGGTGAAATACAAGATAGAATTTCTAATAATAAAAAAATTTATGAGTATGTATGTGCGAGTATAAATTCTTTTGCAGATGATACACTAGGCAAAAATAATTATCATTCAATTGGTGCTGTAACTGGAGCGACTTATAGTAGTGAACTTTCGCAGATAAGAAAATTGATTCCAAGGAGTTATCTGCTTGTGCCGGGATATGGAGCACAAGGGGGGAAAGGTAGTGATGTTGTAAGTGGATTTAATAAAGACGGATTAGGTGCTCTTGTAAATTCATCGAGAGGGATTATCTATGCTTTTAATAGGATTGGTAAAAATATTGGTGAATCAGCAAGAATTGCTGTTAAAGAAATGAATGAAGATATAAATTTAAATTTGAAAAATGTAAACAAATATAGATGGTAA
- a CDS encoding IS110 family transposase produces the protein MSNYYHLPVVGIDVAANFSVVTALKPNGDVFRKNLKISHTLGGFNKLLLFLQKIEEEFNDSPKVFCESTGIYHLTLLHFLVKNQIDIHVINPLITNSNKNSNIRKVKTDKLDSLSIAKICKFDNVKTSTFTSEEFLHLKLLVREYYKVVDLKANLKKTFSNNIYINYPGLQNAFANITGKTPLIFIRKYPTPKHLLNAEPKVVIELLTKSSRRGSSWANNKYNKLIKIANSANIIGITPLLFESKVIRFSESFDFYTNQLRNIVDEIHQYIDNASFGEVFKQNINLLKSFKGLGDITAITLLVEMGDINNFSKPQQLVAFFGVDPSVNQSGNFSGDRNKMSKRGTAIGRRALYTVALASIRTSKNKKPINLVLYEYYHIALDKKKKKVKLVAVMNKLLRYIFSILKNQKPYEVRNPLVHKRMFLESKLHNPVAA, from the coding sequence ATGTCTAACTATTACCATTTGCCTGTTGTAGGCATTGATGTTGCTGCTAATTTTTCAGTAGTTACTGCTTTAAAACCTAATGGCGACGTATTCCGTAAGAACCTTAAAATTAGCCATACACTTGGGGGCTTCAATAAACTTCTTCTTTTTCTACAAAAAATTGAAGAAGAGTTTAACGATAGTCCCAAAGTATTTTGCGAATCCACGGGAATATATCATCTTACTCTTCTTCATTTTCTTGTTAAAAATCAGATTGATATACATGTAATAAATCCTCTGATAACTAATTCTAACAAGAATTCGAACATAAGAAAAGTAAAAACTGATAAATTAGATTCTCTTTCCATCGCAAAAATTTGTAAATTTGATAATGTAAAGACTTCAACATTCACTAGTGAGGAGTTTTTACACCTTAAACTCCTAGTTCGTGAGTATTACAAAGTTGTTGATTTAAAGGCAAATTTGAAAAAAACTTTCTCAAATAATATTTATATTAACTATCCAGGACTTCAAAATGCATTTGCTAATATAACAGGTAAGACACCTTTAATATTTATTAGAAAATATCCAACACCTAAACATCTTCTTAACGCTGAGCCCAAAGTTGTTATTGAACTTCTAACAAAGTCATCAAGACGTGGTTCTAGTTGGGCTAATAATAAATATAACAAACTTATAAAAATCGCTAATAGTGCCAATATCATTGGTATTACTCCCTTGCTTTTTGAATCTAAAGTAATACGTTTTAGCGAAAGTTTTGATTTTTATACAAATCAACTTAGAAATATTGTAGATGAAATTCACCAATATATTGACAATGCCTCTTTTGGAGAAGTATTTAAACAAAATATTAATCTTCTTAAAAGTTTCAAAGGTCTTGGTGATATAACTGCAATTACTTTGTTAGTTGAAATGGGTGATATTAATAATTTTTCTAAGCCTCAACAACTTGTAGCTTTTTTCGGTGTAGATCCTAGCGTTAATCAATCTGGCAATTTTAGCGGTGATCGCAATAAAATGTCCAAACGTGGTACTGCTATAGGTAGAAGAGCTTTGTACACAGTCGCTCTTGCTTCAATACGTACAAGTAAAAATAAAAAGCCAATAAATCTTGTTTTGTATGAATATTATCACATAGCCCTTGATAAGAAAAAGAAAAAAGTTAAACTTGTAGCTGTTATGAATAAACTACTTCGCTATATTTTTTCAATACTAAAAAATCAAAAACCATATGAAGTTAGAAATCCACTCGTCCACAAAAGGATGTTTTTAGAATCTAAACTTCATAATCCTGTTGCTGCTTAA
- a CDS encoding dihydroorotase, translating to MILLRNCNVINSSFLNSGKMDILIENGFIKELGENIKSLDGYIVYDLKEFVVTPGLIDIHVHLREPGFSEKETIKTATSAALKGGFTTLVAMPNTKPTICDVESFRLANSLIKKKSKLNIFQSCGISVDLKGEKCVEYLNLFNEGAKLFTDDGYTTRDINIFKKALEFSSKNDVVIMSHCEDHDESVNYLDNPTPSIIESSIVKRDIEANKGIGGKLHLTHMSSKESVVEIRRAKFDKQKVTCDVTPHHFSLDVGQIKEFNSLYKVNPPIREKKDVDFIIEAIIDGTIDIIASDHAPHEMDSKKNDYRSSSFGISGIETSFFIGYTDLVLRGKISIYRLIELYSKNPSLLLNLDLGEIKVGKKANISVFDLSKEWIVDSNEFVSKGKNTPFNGKKLFGETKLVIVDGNVVYSI from the coding sequence ATGATTTTACTTAGAAATTGCAATGTAATAAATTCAAGTTTTCTTAACTCTGGGAAAATGGATATTTTAATTGAAAATGGATTTATTAAAGAGTTAGGTGAAAATATTAAATCTTTAGATGGATATATTGTTTACGATTTGAAAGAATTTGTTGTAACCCCAGGATTAATAGATATTCATGTTCATCTGAGAGAACCAGGTTTTTCAGAAAAAGAAACAATTAAAACAGCGACGTCGGCTGCTTTAAAAGGTGGTTTTACAACTTTAGTTGCTATGCCAAATACTAAACCTACAATATGCGACGTTGAATCTTTTAGATTAGCAAACTCGTTGATTAAGAAAAAAAGTAAACTAAATATTTTTCAATCTTGTGGCATATCAGTAGATTTAAAAGGTGAAAAATGTGTTGAATATTTGAATCTATTTAATGAAGGAGCAAAGCTTTTTACGGATGATGGATATACAACTAGAGATATTAATATTTTCAAAAAAGCTTTAGAATTTTCAAGTAAAAATGATGTTGTTATTATGTCGCATTGTGAGGATCATGATGAATCGGTAAATTACCTTGATAATCCGACACCATCTATTATTGAAAGTAGCATTGTAAAGAGGGATATAGAAGCAAACAAAGGAATTGGTGGAAAACTTCATTTGACACATATGAGTTCTAAAGAATCAGTTGTTGAAATAAGAAGAGCGAAATTTGATAAGCAGAAAGTAACATGTGATGTAACACCACATCATTTTTCTTTAGATGTGGGTCAAATAAAAGAATTTAACTCCCTATATAAGGTTAATCCGCCTATTAGAGAAAAGAAAGATGTTGATTTTATTATTGAAGCGATTATTGACGGAACTATTGATATAATTGCATCTGATCATGCTCCACACGAGATGGATTCTAAAAAAAATGATTATAGGAGTTCTAGTTTCGGTATATCAGGAATAGAAACTTCTTTTTTTATTGGATATACTGATTTGGTTTTGAGGGGAAAAATATCGATTTATAGATTAATTGAATTATATTCTAAAAATCCTTCTTTGCTTTTGAATCTGGATTTAGGTGAAATTAAAGTTGGTAAAAAGGCAAATATTTCAGTATTTGATTTAAGTAAAGAATGGATAGTCGATTCAAATGAATTTGTATCGAAAGGAAAAAACACACCATTTAATGGTAAAAAACTGTTTGGTGAGACAAAGCTTGTGATTGTTGATGGAAATGTTGTTTATTCTATATAA
- the pyrB gene encoding aspartate carbamoyltransferase, which translates to MNKVKHLIEPDDLTNSEIESLISKGMDIYDNPKNYSDVCKGKIMASLFFEPSTRTKFSFDSAMIRLGGNVIGFSDASTSSTSKGESLADTIKVMSFYSDIIVMRHPKEGAPKLASMVSEVPIINGGDGGHQHPTQTLTDLITIKRFKGNITNHTIGFCGDLKHGRTVHSLIKTLSRFEGNNFILVSPKELRLPEGLKYQLTKQYGTKFTEVETLDEVMDKLDVLYMTRIQKERFFNEEDYLRLKNSYILTNDKISNAKANMIIMHPLPRVNEISYEIDDDPRSVYFEQSRMGVFVRMALITTLLEEAK; encoded by the coding sequence ATGAATAAAGTAAAACACTTGATTGAACCAGACGATTTAACAAACTCTGAAATCGAAAGTTTAATTTCTAAAGGAATGGATATTTATGATAACCCTAAAAACTATTCTGATGTTTGCAAAGGAAAAATAATGGCTTCACTTTTTTTCGAACCAAGCACTCGAACAAAGTTTAGTTTTGATTCCGCTATGATTAGACTAGGAGGCAATGTAATCGGATTTAGTGATGCATCTACTAGTTCAACATCAAAAGGTGAAAGTTTAGCTGATACAATAAAAGTAATGAGTTTTTATTCTGATATCATTGTTATGAGGCATCCAAAAGAAGGTGCTCCTAAACTTGCGTCAATGGTAAGTGAAGTTCCAATTATTAACGGAGGAGACGGCGGACATCAACACCCCACTCAAACACTTACAGATTTAATAACTATTAAGAGATTTAAAGGAAATATTACAAATCATACAATTGGATTTTGTGGAGATTTAAAACATGGACGAACTGTTCATTCACTAATTAAAACACTTTCAAGATTTGAAGGAAACAATTTTATCCTAGTTTCGCCAAAAGAATTAAGGCTTCCTGAAGGCTTAAAATATCAATTAACTAAACAATATGGAACAAAATTTACAGAAGTAGAAACACTTGATGAAGTTATGGATAAACTTGATGTTCTATACATGACAAGAATTCAAAAAGAGAGATTTTTTAATGAAGAAGATTATTTAAGACTAAAAAATTCTTATATCCTTACAAACGATAAAATTTCTAACGCAAAAGCTAATATGATAATTATGCATCCTCTACCAAGAGTAAACGAAATATCTTATGAAATTGATGACGACCCAAGATCTGTTTATTTTGAACAATCTAGAATGGGAGTATTCGTAAGAATGGCTCTAATCACAACTTTACTTGAGGAGGCTAAATAA
- a CDS encoding aspartate carbamoyltransferase regulatory subunit: MLEVKGIKEGIVIDHIKAGNGLKLFNLLMLEYINCPIVLVMNVDSKNLEKKDIIKIEDKFDLDLDKLGLIDSNITVNIIKNNKVIDKKNVTIPKKVKGTFKCSNPRCITNSDDYISPSFKLIDSKGTPEYLCEYCEEITKYDGYLLNK, translated from the coding sequence ATGTTAGAAGTCAAAGGCATAAAAGAAGGAATCGTTATAGATCATATTAAAGCAGGAAACGGGTTAAAATTGTTTAATCTATTAATGCTTGAATATATAAATTGTCCTATTGTTTTAGTAATGAATGTCGATAGCAAAAATTTAGAAAAAAAAGATATTATAAAAATCGAAGATAAATTCGACTTAGACTTAGATAAATTAGGTTTAATCGATTCAAATATAACTGTAAATATTATTAAAAATAATAAAGTAATTGATAAGAAAAATGTTACAATACCAAAAAAAGTTAAAGGCACTTTCAAATGTAGTAATCCAAGATGTATAACAAATTCGGATGATTATATAAGCCCAAGTTTCAAACTTATAGATTCTAAGGGAACACCTGAGTATCTATGTGAATACTGCGAGGAGATAACCAAATATGACGGTTATTTACTTAATAAATAA
- a CDS encoding sodium-dependent transporter, translating to MENNNLQPRDGFSSKLGIIAAAAGSAIGLGNIWKFPYITGRYGGAAFILFYLFCIAIIGLPVMLSEFLIGRRAQKNAIDSFKTLKPNSPWYLTGWLGFVAAVVILSFYGVVAGWTLHYVFLSIANKFVGNTPDQLGAMFGGLVGNPWLPIFWQVIFMGLTAGVILGGVKDGIERYTKILMPLLLVVILILDVRAVTLPGASAGLNFLFKPDFSKLTAEGMMSALGHAFFSLSLGMGTMITYGSYIGKKENLGETALQVTIADTAIALLAGIAIFPAVFAFGVEPGAGPSLVFITLPNVFNQMPGGYIFAIMFFLLLAVAALTSSVSILEVIVAYFTENLGWSRHKATWLATIAITAVGAFESLTNGTINFKLPLYKGGIMHMFGFFDWMIEMSDLLLPIGGLFISLFVGYVMLDKDVKDEVSDSGALSVPWYGLFKILTRYVAPVLIVVTFINMVFGIF from the coding sequence ATGGAGAACAATAATCTTCAGCCAAGAGATGGATTTAGTTCAAAACTTGGTATTATTGCAGCAGCAGCAGGATCTGCTATTGGTTTAGGTAACATATGGAAGTTTCCATATATTACTGGTCGTTACGGTGGAGCAGCATTTATTTTATTTTATTTATTTTGTATTGCAATTATCGGACTTCCTGTTATGCTTTCTGAATTTCTTATTGGACGTAGAGCCCAAAAGAATGCGATTGATTCATTTAAAACTTTAAAACCTAATAGTCCTTGGTATTTAACTGGATGGCTGGGTTTTGTAGCAGCAGTAGTTATTTTATCATTCTACGGTGTTGTTGCAGGTTGGACGCTACATTACGTATTTTTATCTATTGCTAATAAATTTGTAGGTAATACACCTGATCAACTTGGGGCTATGTTTGGCGGTTTAGTAGGAAATCCTTGGCTTCCTATTTTCTGGCAAGTAATCTTTATGGGACTTACTGCTGGAGTTATTTTAGGTGGAGTAAAAGATGGTATAGAAAGATATACTAAAATTCTTATGCCTTTACTTCTTGTAGTTATTCTTATTCTTGATGTAAGAGCAGTAACACTTCCTGGAGCATCTGCAGGACTAAATTTCTTATTTAAACCTGATTTTTCTAAACTTACTGCTGAGGGAATGATGTCAGCACTTGGACATGCGTTTTTCTCACTTTCACTTGGTATGGGTACTATGATTACTTATGGATCTTATATTGGTAAAAAGGAGAATTTAGGAGAAACTGCTCTTCAAGTAACTATAGCAGATACTGCAATTGCTCTACTTGCTGGTATTGCAATATTCCCAGCTGTATTCGCATTTGGGGTTGAACCTGGAGCTGGTCCATCACTTGTATTTATTACATTACCAAATGTATTTAATCAAATGCCAGGTGGATATATATTTGCTATTATGTTCTTCTTACTTCTTGCAGTTGCAGCCCTTACTTCTTCAGTTTCAATTCTTGAAGTTATTGTTGCTTACTTTACAGAAAATCTTGGATGGTCTAGACATAAAGCTACTTGGTTGGCTACTATAGCTATTACAGCTGTTGGCGCTTTTGAATCCTTAACTAACGGAACTATTAACTTTAAATTGCCACTATATAAAGGTGGAATCATGCATATGTTTGGTTTCTTTGATTGGATGATTGAAATGTCAGATTTACTTCTTCCAATAGGTGGATTATTTATCTCGTTATTTGTTGGATATGTAATGCTTGACAAAGATGTTAAAGATGAAGTTTCAGATAGTGGAGCACTTAGTGTTCCTTGGTATGGACTTTTCAAAATATTAACTAGATATGTTGCACCTGTTTTAATTGTTGTTACATTTATTAATATGGTATTTGGAATATTCTAG